From the genome of Equus asinus isolate D_3611 breed Donkey chromosome 24, EquAss-T2T_v2, whole genome shotgun sequence:
AgcaattttttgttgaattttctatttctgttcagTAACAACACCATAAAAATAATACCTTGaccattttatataatttcttgCTTCCATGAACACAtttatcctcacaacatccctgtgaGGTAGGGAGAAATCAGGTATTATTTTTGCCAATTTCaggagaggaaattgaggcacacagaggttaagtcacttgccagGGTCACAAAGAAAGCCAGTAGAATAAAGTTGGGGGAGTGGGGATGCCAACGTGAGTCATGTATAAACTTGAACTTGGGAAccaaaacattttcaaacttGGGGAAATTTGGCGTAGCTTcaagaaaactagaaatgaactaccTCACAGTATCAAAGATTAGaatgtttgttattcttttaaaagcGATGTTAGAGGATTATTTCCTGAGTTTTCCATTCTTACATTGAGAAACAATAGTAAGTATTAAAAGGGAAAGGCAGATATGACTTCACCATCAGCATACTCAAATGTAAGATTCCTctataaataatttgaaatgactattaaaaataataacacaagTCATAGAAAACTGAACTAGCATCAAGGAATCTAAATTATACTGTGaagtaaaaaagcaaacaaacaaaaaataaaacagaaaaactgaTGGAAGATCTTCACTATGTgaagaaagaggggagaaaaagatgGGCGGATGGTAGGGGCAGAGTATATTTGACAGACTAATTTGTCACATAGTGacacaatttttctttaattagagACTAGACATGTTTTGCTCTGCCAGTGCTGCTTCTGAAAAGGCCAGAGGTTGCAACAGAGAGACATAGAATGCTCTCCTCCCTAGATGCCAAGTGAAGTTTCCAGTGTTCCCAGCCCCTGTCAGCCTAGGAATgaagaaccaagaaaaaaatcaaactgagTGCCACAATGCTAGCAGACTGAGTACAGAATAATTTTAACCACAAAATTTCAAGGTCAAATCTAATTGAAACCGCCTATTCTTTAAGGAGCATTAATTTCAAGAAGTCATAAAACTAATAAGCAaattaaacaatttaattttaatcctcattttattttaaaagcagccctaaaatttaaaaaatataaacaacaaaCCTGGTTGCCACATTCTGTTAAAGTTTGAATCTCCTTGAAAATTCCCATGATTGTTTGGACCAGATTCCATTGTAGACATATCTTGTCCATTTGGCATCATTCCTGGTGGTTGTTCCACCATGCTTTGCTGTCCTGAAGCTTCTCTTTGGGCAATCCAAGCTTGAGCCAATGCAGCCCAGTCAATCTGacctaaaataatttaacataGCAGAATTTAGCATTCAGAACACAGGAGCTAAAAGAATAGTGCTTCTATGTAAAAGAAGCATCTCAGTTATTCCTCACTAGAGACTTTAAATATTACAGAGAATGTTGTGGCTGAAAAGACGCTTAGAAAATAACCCATTTTCAGGCTACAAAATAATATGAACTACTTAAGACTTTCAGAAAGACTCCACAAAAACACTCTTCACTAATTTCTATTAAGCTCAAAGGAAATTTACCCCCTGCACGTTAGTTAACTGAGTTTTCAAAGTCTTATTCGTCTTTTTTTAACCACCATAACAACAAATGATCAAAATCACTCATTTCTTCCTCAAACAGGTCCTACGCAGGCCCACAGCGGATCTAGTAGACTTGGCATGAATATAGCTAGCTATCCCTGTTCCTCTTCACAGTCACTCTTCCTGAGCTAAGCCTCCTTTCTCTTGTCAAAATATATCTCCTCAACACCTTCTTAGCCATTCTTTACTCAAAATTCATTGTCTCCGCTATCTTAAAGGTTCTCCTTAAATATCTGCAGTTAACATTTTGAAGatctaatattattaataaaggaaacaaagTAGAATAAGGTACAGTTTTTCACATCTCAGTTTAGTAAAGATTAAATAGGTATTCTCACACATTTTTGTAGAAAGATAAATTGGCATAACCCACACAAAGTTAAACTTGGCAATGTGTATCTAAAACTTTTCAAACATGCAACTGTCATCTAACAAACCTAgttctcagatttttttcctatgaaaataACTGGACAAGTGAATAATGATATgtatacaaaattatatttcaaaaagtaaaaagctATAAACAGTCATCCAAAGGTGGATTAAATTACAGTACAGTgatataacagaatactatgtagctattaaaaaaggaaataagatcaGATTAACCCAATAACGGCAGGGCAATGGAAGGGGTCATATCAATGAAATACCAAACTGGCCATGGGTCAGTAACTATTAAAGCTAAGTAATAAATGGGAGCTCcctaaactctttttttcctctgtatatGCTTGAAATATTCcataataaagagaaatttttaaatgatatagcATATTATCAGTTGACTATGATCTACAGAGAACTGTAAGATTCAAAATTAACAATAGAAGTACGTTTTATTTAAGCAACACATTTAAGAAagactttcctctttctttagaaaaacaagaactaaatcagttttaaatatgtaaaatcttCATAAAGCTTTCTACTCTGTGAGGAAGTCTACCAAAGGGAAATTCATTCCCTAACATGTGTGCTATGGCAAGACTATTTAGGAGAAAAGACTAAATTCTGACCATAAAAATGATCCAATAAACCAATCCCGATTCCATCTCCCTAATCCCATCACCTATCTCCCATTCATCTCTCtacatctcccctcccccacctcccagttcAATCTGTCTCCTTACTTGGATCCTGCTGATGCTGGAACGACTGCATCCACTGTTGCTGGTTCAGGGGCCACTGCTGCCAAGGCTGTCCTCCTTGATCCCACatcttgactttaaaaatatatttaattttctatcctcaacaaaacaaacatagtttaaaaataagaatgagtGTTTTTTAATTCTAAAGGCTCACACATCAGAAATTGTTATATGATGATACACTTATGCAACCAGAGCTCTAAAATTCTGGTTAATAGGTTGCCAGAGGCAAGTGGACAACGCTGGTGTCAGAGTGTGGTGGCAACCATACTCTAATCAATTTAGCTCAGAAATGGGGGGGAAAtctaatttttccaaatataaatctctagaaatgtaattattttaaagaccATAAGAAAAAAAGTGACTTAATCTCCCCGAACCAAAGAAGAGGGTAACCAAATAGCTCTAGCTCATGATGAAAAACTCTTCCTTACAAATAATTAGTTAATGAATGCACATGGTCAAACAGATTTAGAAAGCTGCCACATTGCCAAACCTAAGAAAACAATTTATTCAGGCAATCTCAGAAGAAAAATTGGTGGGAAATCACAAATTCAAAGATTGCTCAAATATTACGTCTACAGATTATTAGGTGTCTTCTCAAGATAGACAATATTATGTTCCCAGAATCACCATGAAGATTTTCACCAAAAATGTTTAGAATCCAACTGAGCTTTTGGATCTCATTTCCAGTGCAAAGGTATTATAGGGGACAAAGGAACGAGGTACACAGtatcaaaagaaacaatcagacaaatccaaaagGTGAGATGGTCTACAAGACCAGGTTTCTTAACATGTAAACAGTGCAGAAAAGCAGAAGGGAGAGAACATTTGTTAATAACTATTAAACCCAGGTGATGGGTATGGGGGGTTCACCAAACTAGTTTACCTTCCTGTAAACTAGTGTGAAAActttcacaataaaaagttaaaaattcctacaagtggggctggccccgtggccgagtggttaagttcgtgcgctccgctgcaggcggcccagtgtttcgttggttcgaatcctgggcgcggacatggaactgctcatcaaaccacgctgaggcagcgtcccacatgccacaactagaaggatccacaacggagaaaatacaactatgtaccagggggatttggggagaaaaaggaaaaaaaaaaatcttaaaaaaaaaaaaattccgaCAAGTCTAATACCTTTGTACTTTCTCCAGACTTACTTTctcctccccctttttctctcttttccaactATACCTTTAAAGCCCTTTAAAAGCTAAATGACTATTTAGAGCCCTTGAAAAGTAACTTCACTTACAActttaattaaaagataaataaataaagaagaaacactAACTGCATTTTGACTGACCTCAGAGGTTCACCTTCTGTTTAAAATTTCGGTTGACTCAGACTGCAGCTCGGAAGCATAGCAGCAAGATTACTTAcgccctgaaaaaaaaaaagagtatgtgtTTGCTCTTAGTTTATGAAGTTAttagaaatactaaaaataaattctagagatgcAACATGAAAGTGTGGTCATCTCAAAATTAATCTGGAACTTTTTCTTCCACtaactttaaaatgagaaagtattTACCATTATAAAGTTAAGGGAAACAGGTACATCGGAAATGAGAAAGCAAagcttttcaacatttttttctttcaaaatatcttttttatttacttgaacAGTTCGTTAATACAAAACAATGTCAAACAATTTAGGGATTGTCATATATgctgagaaaaaaaggaacaacaaacatttgaaaagaagatCTCATCCACCTGGTATTAACTTAAACGGtacaaataaagtaataaaatgcattaattcagatttttctatggaattctaagtttaaaaattaacatgAGCAAGGTGAGAACAGTTTGCCCCTCAAACggtttcattttcttcctattaGATCAAGAGCTGTTGATAAAAACATGAATATGTTTGTCTTTCTACCTTGCACAAAGTACAGGACAGCTTCTTGCACACAGCACTCACTAAAcaccaaatgaataaatgaatggtctGTAGCTCGTtctttctgtttacttttaaAGGTTAATGATAAGGAAGCTGCTGACCTATATTTATGAGAACCAAAAAGCTGGCATAAGCACAGCTTGCTGCTTTCTAAAGCTCTAATGGCATATCAGAGTACAATGTATAGATTTTTCTGTTGTAGGTTGTAAACTGATACAATGTAGGCATTATAATTAGCTCTATGCAGTGCCTACTGGAGCTGCAAGTAGATGTGCACTTAGTAAAACCACTTTAATGATCAAAATCATGTGTACTGACTCCCTACCATCATTTCCAATACATGGACTTCCTTTTCTAGAAATAACTCTAAACAAAGTTTCTTTTACTTACTCACATTTACTGGCTGTCAAGGACAACTTTTTCAGTTCTCCTTTTAAGTTTTCTGACCCTCACTTGTCACCTAGACTTCAGAGCACAAGCTTTGGTTCATGATGCCTACCTataccactcactagctgtgtgaatgTGGgcaaaataactattttctaatcctttgttttctcatctgtaaaatggaggataTAATCAGTGTCTACATCATAgagttattgtgaaaattaaatgagaaacatATGAAAACTCAGCACAGGAAGCTTCAATAAATAGTGGTTAATATCACCACCAAGGCTTTGGAAATAGGATCTCTGCAGATGTACTCAAGTTAAACATGTATTCAAGTTAAACTGTGGTCATACTCGATTatggtgggtcctaatccaatacaactggtgtccttataagaagacacacacacacacacacacacacacacacacacacacacacacacagagacaaggCCACGTGACCACAGAAGCAGAAactggagtgatgtgtctacagCCAAGGAAAGCCAAAGATTGCTGGGAACCACCAGGAGCTGGGAAACAGCAAGGAAGCATCCTCCcctagagcagagagagagaacccGAGAGCGGGAGCACAgcagagcatggccctgctgaaaactttatttcagacttctagcctggagaactgtgaaagaataaatttctgttgttttaggccactctgtggtaatttgttacagtatcCCTAAGAAACTAACACAACCAGTAATGACCATAGACCATCGTTTATCTTATCCATTTCTTAGACAACTCTATATTAGAACATTCCTTGCTTTGAGGGTCTTAAAATTACTTGCTTAAATGACAATCATTAACATTTGTAAAAGTCATCTCATAGACTGTGTGGCAAAGAGATGAATGAGGATGAGAATGcagtgtttgttttaaagtcctGAAGGATCAATTgcaaaatcaaagagaaagaaatacaccCATTCTTTGATGCACGTAGTGAAATGTTTCTCACATCAAACAGTTTAGAAACCACAAAATGCAATAATCCTCTTCTCCCCTGCCATTTCAGTCCCATACACCAGGGGACTGACTTCAACGTCAAAAACAATTCATTTGCTCACTTCAGGTTAGGTGGAAATGGCACCTAAATGGCACTAGTAAAAGTGAGTCTTATACTCATTTGAAATATGGTAAAAAACTTTACTACTTGATGTGACATGCATTTTAGTGTATAATGAAATACTCTGCAGCTTGTAGCTCAAGAGAggtattaaaaaaatactggagAATTGGATACGTTGGTTATAGACATCAAAAAAGGtgataactgaaaaataaatgtagagaGAGAGTCTAAAGGAAATGACACCCCAAGCACACATACTTTGGTTCTAATACCATTCACCCAAAAAAGGAATCTTtagagaaatagctgattcttAGAACTGAGGTAAGAAATATACAatatgagcctggagcatcttgcagTACCAGGAAGTAAAAAAAGTGCTCAAAaaaggatgggggcaggggctggccccgtggccaagtggttgggttggcgcgctccgctgcaggcggcccagtgtttcgttggttcgaatcctgggcgcggacatggcactgctcatcagaccacgttgaggcagcgtcccacatgccacaactagaagaacccacaacgaagaatacacaactgtgtaccggggggctttggggagaaaaaggaaaaaataaaaaaatcttttaaaaaaaaaggatggggGCAAGTCAAAGGGGCACAGCAGACAACTGGAAAGGGGTCCTAACATCCAAAGCTGGAACAACTTGAGCAACAAAAAGTAGTAcagccagccctccctcccctcggGTTCCACATCTGCAAACTGAAGCAACTGCGGATCATGGACATACTAATATTTACCATCTGCTGTTGGATAAATCTGGGAGATATGGACGGTTGGACTAAtggacttgagcatctgcagattATATTATCtatgggggtcctggaaccaatccccctcGGATACCAAGGGATGACTATATTGGATTATCACATAAATTATGCCATAAACATCTATGAGTTCATACtaatataaatgattaaataaaagggagggaagagacaaatctcccatgcagaagacTTCCAAATAAATTATGCAGATACTCCACCCTAAAGGAGGGAGAGCAGAACTCTCCACTCCTGAAGTGTGGACTGTGCAAAGGGACTTCCTTCCAATGAGCGCAGTATGGAAAGGAGGGGGTGGGTAGGGcagagtaactttacagtagagaaacctgaAAATAGCTCAAGCAGGTGATCGACGTCAGTATCAACGTGATAAGTCACATTCACAGCATGTACCCTTAATAGGATGTGATGAAAaaggcactttacctctgtgatcttcctccctaAAACCCTTAAAACCagttttataatgagaaaaatagtaGAGAACTTCCAATAGCAGGACACCCTACAATATACCTGACCAGTGCTCAGAACTATCAAGGTCACTGTagcagtttgctagggctgccacgacaaagtcccacagactgggtagcttaaacaacagaaatttatttcctcatagttctaaaggctagaaatccaagatcaaaaTGTCAGGAGCGttggtttcattctgaggcctctctccctggcttgtagacagctgtctCCTCCTTGCCTTTCCATGGTGTCCCCTCTGTGTCCTGATTTCTCCTCGTATAAAGGCACCAGTCATAATGGATTAGGACCTACCCTAACGACCCAatgtccaaatacagtcacattctgaagtactgaagttagggcttcaacatgggaattttggagggacataaTTCAGCCTGTCACAGTCATCAAAATCAAGGAAAGCCTGAGAATTTGTCACCAACTACGAGAAGACTAAGGacacatgacaactaaatgtcaTATGGTACCCTAAATGGGATCCTGGAAGGGGAAAAGGACATTAGGTTAAAACTTAGGAAATGtgagtaaactatggactctatttaataataatatgtcAATACTGGTCCataaattgtaacaaatataccatactAACTTTATGTTAATAACAGGAGAAACTGCGTGTGTgtaaggtgtgtgtgtgaggtttaTCCGACAACTCTgtactatctgctcaattttgctgtaaatcaaactcttctaaaaaaatagtctattaataaaaagtttttaaatacagTCTCAAGAACATCTTAAGGAAACTGACTTACTGTTACTTTCCCTATAGCACCACGACACCTTACAGAGCAGTCCCACAGGTGAGTCTTTAGTGTCCTGGTTTGTTTTCGTTGCTTTTGCCTTGCTGCACTCCAATCAGAAACTCCAAGTTTATTTTACTCTTCCTTGAATTAACCACCGAGAATCAAAATTTGTCAAGCGCCCAAAATATTCACATGACAATATCCACCACAGGATAATACAACCTAAATACTGGATGCTACCTCGTTCCTTCGTGAAACTTAACACATAATATTCATCACTGgataaaaacacaacaaaaatacaaactagGAACCTAACTGTGGTTAACAGGATGCATTGGCCCTTAGCTGCGCCTGCGTAGTAGGAGGCGTACGGCGCATAAGGCCCAGGTCCCGGCCCCCACCTCCTCCGGccccctgcacccccaccccataCGGGGGTTCCCACTGCGCACGCGCAGTGCTTAACGGCCGGTCAGGAGCCCAACAATTAGTCCCTTCTCATTCGAGAGGAAACTCTCATAGTTGGAGCAAGGGGTCACGAGCACTCTCTTTaataagaacattttcttttcaccGAGAGCACCGCTCAGATTCACCAAGTCCGGCGGACGCCGCCGCTTTAAGGAAACGAGGTTTCAGCAGTCGCGCCAAGCGGCGTACGCAGCCTACGTGTTTCAGTTATGTTACCTTCGCCACGGAAACCAAGAAGGCTGTAGTGGCCCGGCAAGTCCCCGCGCGTAATTGTTCTCTACCACTTACCCACTCTGGTTCCGGAACACCGTTGTCGCCACCGTTCCTGTAATACCTCTCCAACCCTTCCGATGCTTCCACTTCTTCACGAACAAGACAAGATGGCGCCTGAGTGGTCTCACCCGGAAGTGAATAATAATAACATCCGCTTGTCATCTGAAGCCATACTGTCCCCCATCCTGGTGTTCGAGCACGTGACTGTACCCGGTTAACGTCTTTCCACGCCATGTTTGTTATGGGCAAACCCACCTCCACTTTGTAGTGACCACCAAGCGAGTGTCTGAACATTCCTGTACTTTACGTCTTGCTGCCAGCGCTATGCCCGACCCAGTTTCATCTTTACAGCGGGCAGAAAGCCAAGAGCTTAAGTGTTCTGTACCCAGCGCCCTCCAGGCGTGATCCTCCTGCAAGGGGAGGTATGTTCTTCCCTAAGAATGCTTTCGGAAAAAGCGGGCTGAGTTCGCGGCGCTACTTTCAGACTATGGAGGGGCCCATGGGTCAAACGGAACCAACTCTGGCGGGCGCTCGGTGCGCCCGCAGCGGCAGTTCAGGCAAACTAGAGTCTCTGGTGGGAAGGTCTGGAAGGTTGCAGGCTGCGTCTCCCTGAGCGCCGCGCTGGGCTCCGCTTCGGGAGACCGGACGTCAGGCAGGCGG
Proteins encoded in this window:
- the PNISR gene encoding arginine/serine-rich protein PNISR isoform X3, which encodes MWDQGGQPWQQWPLNQQQWMQSFQHQQDPSQIDWAALAQAWIAQREASGQQSMVEQPPGMMPNGQDMSTMESGPNNHGNFQGDSNFNRMWQPG